The following proteins come from a genomic window of Tepidiforma thermophila:
- a CDS encoding glycosyltransferase, with amino-acid sequence MRIAMVSAHTSPLAPLGGRETGGMNVYVLELSRELARLGYEVDIFTRLDGDLPPVEPVAPGLRLVRLPAGPPAPLEKEEIARHLPEFVRGLRAFACSGPGYDLIHSHYWQSGWAGTILARQLRLPHVVMFHTLGEVKNRARFGEAEPTLRIRHERTIARRATAIVTASDHERQLLERYYGADPARMHTVPCGIDLDLFRPLPRAEARASLGLPLDRPVLLWVGRLEKLKGLEILLDAVAGLERDDALLLIVGGDDRAAPLRAELEAQARALGIAGRVRFTGAVDHAALPRYYSAADVCVVPSFYESFGLVAVEAMACGTPVVASRVGGLVSTVIDGVTGYLIPWRCPEPFAEKLDVLLANPELRANFGRAARASVERFRWSTVGLRIADVYDAARARCAAPGSSAPPAIAPEAWEAAVIASS; translated from the coding sequence ATGCGCATCGCCATGGTCTCCGCCCATACCAGCCCCCTCGCGCCCCTCGGCGGCCGCGAGACCGGCGGCATGAACGTCTACGTCCTCGAACTCTCCCGCGAGCTCGCCCGCCTGGGCTACGAAGTCGATATCTTCACCCGCCTCGATGGCGACCTCCCGCCCGTCGAACCCGTCGCTCCCGGTCTCCGCCTCGTCCGTCTCCCCGCCGGGCCCCCCGCGCCGCTCGAAAAGGAAGAGATCGCCCGCCACCTCCCCGAGTTCGTCCGCGGCCTCCGAGCATTCGCCTGCAGCGGCCCCGGCTACGACCTGATCCACTCCCACTACTGGCAGTCCGGCTGGGCCGGAACCATCCTCGCCCGCCAGCTCCGCCTCCCCCACGTCGTCATGTTCCACACCCTCGGCGAGGTCAAAAATCGCGCCCGCTTCGGCGAGGCCGAGCCCACCCTCCGCATCCGCCACGAGCGCACCATCGCCCGCCGCGCCACCGCCATCGTCACCGCCAGCGACCACGAACGCCAGCTCCTCGAACGCTACTACGGCGCCGACCCGGCCCGCATGCACACTGTCCCCTGCGGCATCGACCTCGACCTCTTCCGTCCCCTCCCGCGCGCCGAAGCACGCGCCAGCCTCGGTCTGCCGCTCGACCGGCCCGTCCTCCTCTGGGTTGGCCGCCTCGAAAAGCTCAAAGGCCTCGAAATCCTCCTCGATGCCGTCGCCGGCCTCGAACGCGACGACGCCCTCCTCCTCATCGTCGGGGGCGACGACCGCGCCGCCCCGCTCCGCGCCGAGCTCGAAGCACAGGCCCGCGCCCTCGGCATCGCCGGCCGCGTCCGGTTCACCGGCGCCGTCGACCACGCCGCCCTCCCCCGCTACTACAGCGCCGCCGACGTCTGCGTCGTCCCCAGCTTCTACGAGAGCTTCGGCCTCGTCGCCGTTGAAGCCATGGCCTGCGGCACCCCCGTCGTCGCCTCCCGGGTCGGCGGCCTCGTCTCCACCGTCATCGATGGCGTCACCGGCTACCTCATCCCCTGGCGCTGCCCAGAGCCGTTCGCCGAAAAACTCGATGTCCTCCTCGCCAATCCCGAGCTCCGCGCCAACTTCGGCCGCGCTGCCCGCGCCAGCGTCGAACGGTTCCGCTGGAGCACCGTCGGCCTCCGCATCGCCGACGTCTACGATGCCGCCCGCGCCCGCTGCGCCGCACCCGGCAGCAGCGCCCCGCCCGCCATCGCCCCCGAAGCCTGGGAAGCCGCCGTTATCGCCAGCAGCTGA